The genomic window GGTAGCCCTCCGGGTCGGGTTTACCGGCGATGACGTCATCCGCGGTGATGAGAAGTGGCGCCGCGATGCCGGCCGCGCCGAGACGCGCCGCCGCCAGCGTGGCATCCGCGTTGGTCACCACCGCCCACGGCAGGTCGAGACGCCTCAGGGTGGAGAGCAGTCGATGGGCGCCGCTCAGGGCGGAGACATCGGAGAGATCGTCGTACTGCAGCGCCCACTGCCGCCGCACCGACCTGATCACCTCCGTCTCGTCGAGGCCGGGCAGCAGGGCACGGACCACGTCGCTGGTCGGAGTTCCGTGCGAGATCGCCAGCGCGGCCGCCGGTACGACACGGTGCTCGATCGCCCAGGCCGTCCACGCCTGCGCGATCGCCTTGTCCGAATCGACAAGCGTCCCGTCCATGTCCAGCAGGACCGCCGCGATGGAGCTCAGATCCCATCTCACGTCGACCGGCTCCCGGGAAGGAGATCCTGCCGGCGGAGGCAGGGACCCGGCGTTCATCGGCTCTCCTTGGCGAGGGTCACGCTCGGGGGCGGGTCCACCAGTTGCCGGGCGCGCTCCAGGTCTCCGCCGTGGAGGAGGTGCATCAGCCGCCGGTCCTCGGCGGGCAGTGCGGCGATGAGGTCCGGCGGCACCCGCGCGACGAAGGAACGGGCGAGGGACAACACCTCGCCGAGTGCGGTCTCGTCGTGCAGGTGCAGCGCGCGGATCGCGTCCTGGATGTCGTTGTGGCACATGTCCTCGACGTACGCGGGGACGAGGTCGCGCGCCTGCGCGGTGATGACGTCGAAGGTGTCGACCACCATGCGCATACAGGCGGCCAGGTTCGCGGGATCGTCGCGGCGCTGGGTGATCGACGGTGCCCCGGCCTCGCGGATGCGCCAGAGATAGACGACCTCGGGCAGCACGTCGACGGCCGTGGCCTCGATGTGGGCCCGGATCATCACCGGTGCGTCCTCGTACGCGGGGAGGGAGAACGTCAGCTTCCTCGCGTCCCAGAACGAGCGGCGGAAGACCTTGTTCCACACCATGCGGTCCCGCACCAGCGCGGTGTGCCGCCGGATGTGGGTGCGGCGTCGGGCGCGGGAGAAGGTGTCCTCATAGCCGGGATGCGGGCGGACCCCGCCGCTGTCGAGGCGGCGGACGTCACCGCTCACCATGTCGGAACCCGTCTCCTCCAGTGAGCCGACGAGCGCGGCGTAGGCGCCCTCCGGCACCACGTCGTCGCCGTCGCAGAAGGCCAGGTAGGTGCCGTTCGCCGCGCGGACCCCGGTGTTGCGGGCAGCGCTCAGCCCGGTGTTGGGCTGCTCGACGATACGGATCCGCGGGTCCTTGCGGGTCCACGCCCGCGCGATGTCGCCGCCGGTGTCGACCGACCCGTCATCGACGACGACGATCTCGAGATCGGTCAGGGTCTGGCCGGTCAGCGACGTCAGGCAGGCGTGCAGGTAACGCTCGACGTCGAAGATCGGAACGACGATGCTCAGCAATGGCGGCACGGCGCCCCCGTCTCTCCCATGGCGAGGGCGCTCACCGGCAGGTCGTGTAGTCGCCGGCGAGCCGCTCGATGTCGTCCTCGTCGAACAGCCCGAATGCCATCTCCAGGAGCCGGCCGGGCTCGGCGCCGGCGTTGCCGACACGGTGCGCGGTGCCCCGGGGGATCCAAACTCGCTCGCCGGGGGCCGCAGCCCACGCCCGGTCGCCGACTTCGACGTTCATCGGGCCGTCGAGGATCGTCCACCACTCGTCGCGCTTCTCGTGGCGGTGCAGGCTCACCTGGCCGCCGGGATCCACGGTGATGATCTTGACGGTGAGTTCGGTGTTGAGCGCCAGGATCTCCTGCCGCCCGTACGGCCTGTCGTACAGGCGTACCGCAGGTTCGGTCCGACTGTCGTTCACGCCATCGCCTCCGTTGTCCGTTCTGTGCGAGAAACAGGTGTCACTACGCCGCGCCGCCGTTCAGGAGCCCGCCGCGGCTTCCACCAGCAGGTCCTGCAGGGACGCGAGGACCGCCGCGGCCTGGTCCGGCGGGACGCGGTCGTCGTCGCACACGATGTCGACGACACAGGTACGCCCGCCGTCGTGCAGGTTGGCGAACAGGGTTGCGTCGCTGCGGTCCCGCCGTGCCACGACCCGGATCGGCTCGGTCCTTTCACGCAGATTGCTCAGTTCACCGGCTCGGTCCTCCAGACCGTCCCACGTCCCACGCTGCATTCGGACGTCGTTGAAGTAGTACGTGAAGTCGGCGGACTCGCCCCGCGCCGCCAGCGAGGTGAGCGTCCGCCGCCAGGCGAGGCTGTCGTAGCGGGCGTGGCGGTAGGCCAGGACGGCGCGCAGGTGGACCGCCTTGAGGTAGGCGGGGAAGTCGATCCTGTCATCCTCACGAGGAAGCCGGAGCAGCCCGTTGCCGAGGGTCTGCCCGGCGAAGTCGCCCAACTGCCGCTGCCACCGGTTGTTGCACACCATGAGCATGCTGCCGAGCCCCGGATCGACGTCGCGGGTGATCACCTGGCTCAGCCCGGCCAGCACGACACTCGTCGTGCTGACGTTAAGCCTTCGCGCGAGGACCTGCGCGGCGATCGCGACCGCATCCGAACGCAGGGCGGTCACGGAGTACGAGCCAGGTGTCGTCGGCATGAGACCCCGCCCGGGCGGCAGGCTGCGGGCGGCGGCGACCCAGCGCCCGATGACGGCGTCGCTCCTGCGGACGCCAGCCTCGGAGGACTCGTACCGCAGCAGTTCTCCGGTCGAGAGGCCGGGAGCGGACGGCTCGCACCCCTCCAGGGCGGCTGTCACATGCCGTTTGACGATCTCGAACGACGCGCCGTCGAACGGCAGGTGGGACAGGACCAGTGAGGCGTGGGTGACCCGGCCGCCGCGATGGAGGAGCCCGACACGGATCGGCGGCTCGCGCAGGTCGAAGGGGCCTGTGCTCAGCGCGGCCGCGTCCACTGTGTAAGGGTCCACGGGGCCGGGCGGCAACTCGCTCACCGGCACCGCGAGGCGGACCTCGGTGTGGAAGGACTCCTGGGCCCGGGACGCGTCGAACACCAGGCGGAATGCGTCGAACCGGTTCAGGCAGCGGTCCAGCAGGGAGACGGCCTCGCCGACGCCGGGCGACCGGTTCAGCGGAAAGGTCTCGTACAGATTGAACCTGCTCGCCTCCGGGCCGAGCGCGAGGATGCTCTCCCACATGTTGCCCTGCCCCCAGGAGAGCGGGAAGGGCCCGGTCCCGGCACCGTGCAGACGCACCTCGGCAAGGTCACGGGTGGCGGCGCTCATCGGCCACCCGCCCGGCACTCCTCATAGGACTTGCGCAGGGTCGCCACGAGCCAGTCCACGTCCGCGTCGGTCATGGTCGCGCCGAGCGTGACGGTGACCGACCGGCCAGCGAACTGCTCGCTGCGCTGGCATCGGGCGGGCCGGGACCACTCGACGCCCCAGGCGGTTCGGCCGTCGCGGACCGCCGCGTTGGAGTAGACACCCTGCCCCTGGTAGAGGGTGGCCGCCGGGACACCGGCGTCGGCGAGCAGGCGCAGAAGCCGACGGGCGTCCGTCCGCGAGGGCAGGAACAGGGTCACATCGCCGCCGCTGCCCTCGTCGTCGGGGATCCGGCGCCAGTGCTCCACCGTGCCGGACAGTTCGGCCCGGACGTGACGGGCTATCGACCGCAGCCGGTCGAGCATGGTGTCCAGCCGCGTCAACTGGACGCCGAGCAGCGCGCCCTCCAGTTCGGTCATCCTGAGGTTGACCCCCAGGAACGGTTCGGAGGCACCCTCGCCGCGCACCTGGCCGCTCGACGTGCTGAACTGCCCACCCTGGTCCTGGTAGCGCAGGACCCGATCGTGGACCACCGGGTCCGCGGTCGTGACCGCGCCACCCTCTCCCGCGGTGATGTTCTTCTCGAGCTGGAACGAGAAGGCCCCCGCGTCGCCCCAGGCCCCGGCCGAGCGACCCCGGTAGCGCACGCCCGCCGCCTGCGCGGCGTCCTCCAGCACCCGGAGCCCGTGCCGGCGGGCGAAGTCCATGATCGGCTCCATGTCCGCCGCCACGTTCGCGAGATGCACCGGCATGATCGCGTACGTCCGGTCGGTCAGCCGTTCCTCCAGCGACGCGGGGTCGAGCGTGAGCGTGTCGTCCACCTCGGCGAAGACCGGGACGCCTCGCGCCCAGCTGACCGCGTTGGGGCAGCCGACGAACGTCACCGCGGGCACGATCACCTCGGCCCCGGCGGGCAGCCCGAGCCCGACGAGACCGCAGGCGAGGGCGGCGGTGCCGGAACTCACCCCGACGGCGTACGGGGTGCCGATCCGCTCCGCGAAGGCCTCCTCGAACGCCTGGGCCCGGCCGAGCAGGTCCGGGCCGTAGTAGCGGAAGGGCGATCGCGCGCGGACCACCGCCGACACCGCTGCTTCCTCTTCGGTGCCCCAGAGGGCGAGGCCCCGGAGCGGTTCGTAGCGAAGCGGCCTGTCGCCACCGTCGGTTGGCACAGTTGGTCCTCCCTACCGTGCTGCCCGGCCGTCGGCGGCCGGGGGGTCGAGCAAGGCGAGCGCGGCGGCGAGCTCCGGCTCGCTGTGAGCCACCACGTAATCCTCGATGATCAAGTGGTCGAGGCGGCTGGGGCCGAAGAAGGCGAGCGCCTGTTCCGGCGTCTCGACGATCGGCTCGCCGCGGTCGTTGAACGAGGTGTTCAGCACGACGGGCACGTCGGTGATGCGGTGGAACCACTCGATGAGTTCTCGGTAGCGACCGTTGTCCGCACGCGTGACCGTCTGGACGCGGGCGGTCCCGTCGACATGGACCACGGACGGGATGACCGCCTGCTTCTCCTGCCGGACCGGCGCGACGAGCAGCATGTACGGAGATTCGATCGCCAGGTCGAAGTACTCCGCGGCCTGCTCGGCGAGGACCGCCGGGGCGAACGGGCGGAAGCCCTCCCGGTGCTTGACCCGCTCGTTGAGGATGTCCTTCATGTCTGCCCGGCGCGGATCCGCCAGGATGCTGCGGTGTCCCAGGGCGCGCGGGCCGAACTCCGAGCCCCCCGTGAACCAGCCGATCAGCGACGACCGGGACAGCAGAGTCGCCGCCAGCTTGGCGGGGGCGGTGACCTTCGCGTACGGCAGGCCGGCGGCGTCGAGGGCGCTGACCACGGCCGCGTCGGCGTACGGCCGGCCGTAGTAGGCGTGGCGGGACGGGCGTTGCGTGGAGCTGGGCCCCCGGTCGCGGGGGTGCCCACCGAGCACGTGGTAGCCGTAGTACGCGGCGCCCACCGCGCACCCGCCGTCGCCGGCGGCCGGCTGCACGTAGATGTTGGTGAATGGTGTCTCCCGCAAGAGCCGGCCGTTCGCCACACAGTTCAGGGCCACGCCGCCGGCCAGGCACAGATCCTGCAGTCCGGTGACGGCGTGCAGGTGCCGGGTGACGTGGAGCAGGGTCTCCTCCAGCAGGTTCTGCGCGGCGAAGGCGAGGTCCGCACCGCGCCGGAACCGTTCCTCGCCGGAGAGGCCGTCGAGGGCGGAGGCGATGAAGTCGAGCAGGCCACCGGCCTTGAGGTGCAGCTCGTAGCGGCCGTCCGGCAGGAGGTTGAGGTACTTGCGGAACTCCCCGCAATACCGGTCGCCGCCGTACGGCGCGAGGCCCATCGTCTTGCCGTCCTCGGTCAGGTACCAGTCCTGGTCCTCGTAGAGCACGAAGCCGATCGCCTTGCTGACGGCCTTGTACATGAACCCGAGTGAATGATCGCTGTCCCCGGCCTGGTAGACGCGCAGGGCGCTCAGGCCGTCGGTGCTCCAGTTCACCCCGAGCACCTTGGACACCTCGGTGATCCGGGTGCCCTCGCCGACGGCGGTGGTGAGCACCTCCACGCCGCGGTCGTCGATGAGGCTGCCCGCGCCGTCCACGACGATGATGGCCGCCCGGGCGAACGGCGAGGGATAGTAGGCGCTCGAGGCGTGGGCGAGGTGGTGGCGGATCAGCGTCGTGCGGCTGCGGAGCGGGAAGTACGCCGGGGCCAGCAGGGTGTCGTCGGCGACGACCGCCTCCACGTCTTCCAGTCGCGCCTCGTAGGACTCCAGGCAGTACCGCCAGGACTGGTTGAACAGGGAGTTGACGCCGACGGCGTACTTGCGTCTCGACAGTCGTTCCTCTTCGATCGCGGAGACGATGTCGCCGCCTTCGACGAGACAGGCGGAGAAGTCGTGATTCGAACCACCCAAGCCGAGCGACAGCATTCGGGTTCCTTCCGATACCGCCTTTATAGGTCGTCGCCAGAAGATCACACGCCATCTCCCGCTGTCTACCCCGAGACGCCAAAATTATAGACGCCGAGCAATGGCTACAAGGCCTCCCCCTTGACACCGAAATTCACCGTAGTACCGTGTCTAAAGATAGGGCCACGCAAACGCGTTCAGGCCGCGTCGGCGGCTGGGCGACAGTAGTGGGGGAATCGCTGCCATGCGCCTCAAAGATCACTTTCGCTCAGCCGCTCTAGGTAAACGCGATCAGAACGGCAGACTCCCATTCCTCGTCAACGACATGGTCATCGAGGAACAACTCTGCCAGATGCGGTGTTCGTACTGCCTCACCGAGGAGTACAACCTCCTGATGAATGTCCCCGACGCCAAACTCCGTCTGACCACGGATCGGCGCGAGGACTGGAAAGCCATTCTCGACCTGTATCACGAGAATGTCGACGCGCCGATCATGAGACTGTCCGGCGGCGAATTCTTCTGGTTGAAGGGCTCCACCGAGTTCGTGGCCGAAGCGTGCCAGCGCTACGAGACGGTGCAGGTCATCACCAACGGCGTCTTCCTCACCGAGCACCGCCTGCAGGCCCTGTCCGCGCTCGGCAACTGCACGCTCAGCATCTCGCTCGACGGGCACACGCTGGAGCTCAACGGACACCGTCTACCTGCGAAGCAGGCCCGCCTGCACGACACGATCATGCGGCACCTCGACAACGCCGTGAACGCCGGCCTGCGCCTGGAGATCCAGTCGGTGCTGACCGACGTCAACGTGCACGGCCAGGTCGCCTTCGCAGAGTTCCTGCGTGATCGCTACGACGGAAAAGTGACGCTCTATTTCTTTCCGGTGCGCGGCGAGATCATCAAACAGATGGGCCCGCCGCCGGGTGAGCACCTCGCGCCACTCGTCGAACACTACGACGAATTCGCCGGAGTGCTCCCACCGAAGGCCTTCGTCGAACACATTCACGAGAAGGTGCGTGGCGGAAAACGCACCCTGCCGTGCTACATCACCTCGATGATGGTGCAACTCTTCGGGCAGGGCGACGTCTCCGCGTGTCCCCACGCGTGGATCAAGCCGATGGGAAATCTCAATTCCGAACCGTTGCTAGTCATCGAGAAATACGGCAACCATCAGCATTACGACTTCTTCATGCAGGATCGGCCACGCTTTCCATTCTGTCAGACCTGCGTCACCCCCTCCGACGTTCTCAACCTGTACCTGCTGGATCGGGTGAGCGATGAGGAGATCTCCCGGAGCGCGATTTACGGCGGACCCCGTTCGATGCAACGGCTCAAGGAAATCAAGACCGCATTCGCCCCGGTCCTGAAACAGTCGGCGGAGCCCGGAGAATAGGGGAGCGAAGGCCGGGAGCCGGTATCACCGCAGAGACGCGGGGATACCGGCTTCTTCGCGTGACCGGCCGCGGCCGGTCCGCGGACCGGCCGCGGCCGGTCCGCGGACCGGCCGCGGCCGGTCACGCGACGCGCACCGAGCCGACGAGACGGAACCCCATGTGCGGCACCTTGAGGATCTGAGCTCCTGCACCGATGTCCTGGAAGACCCGGCGGAGTTCGGTCACGACGGCCAGGGCGTTGTCCTGTCCCGCGGCAGAAAGCCTCTGCCGGGTGACGATCCGGCCGCTCTGCTCGCCCAGCAACCGCAGCGTGACCCCTTGGCCGTCGGTCAGCGTGACCGACCTGCCGCCCACGGTCAGCTCGTTGGCGTCGCTCAGCGTCAGCACCTGGGATCTCTGCGGTGCCGCCGTGGCCACGAGGTAATCCAGCAAGCGGGACACCCGGCTCTCCGACAGCGGAGAGGGCAGGACGAAGCTGTAGCCCGATCGCAGCGCAGTATAGGTCGACCTCGCCGTCGCCTCCGCGTCCACGAGCACCGTGTAGGCCCCGTGCAGGCGCACCTGCCGTGGCTCGATCGGTGACTCCCCGGCCGCCCCCGCACGGTAGAAGGCGGCCAGCAGATCGTCTCCGAGCGCCGCGTCCCCGGATGTGGACACCGGGATCCGCTGGGCTCGGCACGCCCTTTCGAGCATGTCGAGTTCCACCGGCTCCAGGGTCGTGCTCAGTACGTACACGGGCTCCTCCGGTTCAGGAAGCGCTGACGGGATCGGTCTGGTCTTTGTCGTCCTGAGCGGCCCTGGCCTCCTCCTGCGGCACCGCACGGAGCCTGCGCACACCGGGCGCCAGCAACGTCAGCAGCGAGACCACCACGATGAGCAGCCCGGCGGCACCGGCGGCCGAGCCTGTGCCGAGCAGGACCACCAGCGGCCCGGCGAGCGCATACCCGAGAGGCAGCACCCCGAACGACACGAGACCGTCGTACGCGCTCACCCGCGCCATCTTGTCCTGCGGTACGTGGCTCTGCATCGAGACGGCGTACTGCACCTCGAAGATCTCCATGAAGAAGCCGGCCACCAGAGAGCAGGCGCCGATGACCCACACGCTGCCGCCCAGCGCGATGGCCAGCAGGGGACCCGCGAGCGCGGTCACGCAGAGGACGCCGACCACCATCGGTCGGACCGGCTTGTACCGTAGGGCCACCACGCCGCCCAGCACCGTGCCGACCGCGTTCGCGGCAAGGATGGCGCCCCAGGGTGCCGCGCCGCCCAGTTGCTCGCGGGCGAACAGCGGGCCGATCAGCGTGTAGGCGCCGGTCCACGCGATGTTGACGAAGGCGAACTGGATCACGACGGGCCAGAGCCAGTCCTGCGCGGCGAACTCCTTCCAGCCGTCGCGCAGCTGCCGCCAGAAGCTGGTCGCCCCCTCGACGATGTGCGCGCGGGTGGCCGGCAGTCTCGCGAGGAAGAAGGCGCTCACCACGAACGTGAGGGCGTCGGCCAGGACGACCCAGCCGGGGTCGATCACCGACGCCAGGAGACCGCCGAGCCCGGCGCCCAGGATCATGATGGTGTTCGACGCGAGACGGCTCAGCGCGTTGGCCTCGTTGAGCAGCCGCCCGGGCACCAGCGTGGGCATGACGGCACCCGATGCGGGAACCCAGAGCGACGTCGCGGCGCCCGCGACGAAGGACAGCCCCATCAACTGCCAGATCTGCGCGGTCCCGGTGAGCAGCAGGACGGCCGTCACGGCCTGGCTGATCGCGCTCGCGATCTGCGTGCCGACCAGCACCCGCTCACGTGGCAGGCGGTCGATCCACACGCCGCCGATGAGGGTGACGATCAGTAGGGGTGCGACGCGGGCCGCCATCACCCAGCCGAGGTCCGCCGCGGATCCCTGCAGATCGAGGATGCCGAACGCGAAGGCCACGGTGGACAGCGAGGTGCCGATGTCGGACGCCACCTGCCCGGTGAAGAAGATCCGGAATCGGGGGACCCGTAGGGGACCGAGGGGCAGGCGCTGCCACCGAGGTGACGTCCCGGCAACCGGTTCAGACATGGACGGTGTACCTCTCCAGGTGTTGAGAAGCGGCGGCGCCGTCCTCCAGGCCCCGTCCCGCAAGATTCGATACAGCGGACTCCGGAACGACCGCTCCGCCGGTCAGGCCGTGCTGGCCTCCTGCTTCCGCAGTTCCACGACGTATGCGGAAAGAGCCGACGCCGAGGACAGGACGTCCTCGGTCAGGTTCTCGTCCTCAAGAGTGACGCCCAGCTTCTCCTCGAGGATCAGCAGGTACTCCAGCGCGTCGAGCGAGCTGAACCCGTACGCGAGCAGGACGTTGTCCCGCTCTTCGAGTGGCACGTCCGCGGCCGGTTCCCGGCCGTTGGAGGCCGCGAACTCCGCCGCCGTCTCGTGAATGGTTCCGAGCACCTCGTCACGGTCCACGCGGAATTCTCCTCACACTCAGGAACGGAATGCAGAATGGTCGAGCGAGGCTGCCGACCGCCAATCGTCGGCATGCACAGAAGCTCGTTGATATCCGACAGCTCACCACACGACGCTCAGCTCCGTCCAGAGTAGTGAGACATTTTTTGTGGGATCGCCCGAGCGCGCCGGCGGCCGTTAGAGTGCATAGGTGCCCACCGATCACTCACCGGTGCGCTCTCGCGTCCGGTTGCAGCTGGAGAACCAGCATCCACTCTCATTACCGCACCTCGAGGAAGATGGCGACCGCCTGCTATTCCTCGGGGAACCCACGGATTTCGGAATGCCCGGCCGGGACATGCTGAACCTATGGAATCGCTGTGACGGAACCCGGCCTCTGGAGTCGTTCCCGCCGGCGGAACAGCAGACCCTTCAGCGCTGGCACGAGGCTGGCCTGGTGCTCGCCGCCCCGCCGCCG from Actinoplanes derwentensis includes these protein-coding regions:
- a CDS encoding HAD-IA family hydrolase, which codes for MRWDLSSIAAVLLDMDGTLVDSDKAIAQAWTAWAIEHRVVPAAALAISHGTPTSDVVRALLPGLDETEVIRSVRRQWALQYDDLSDVSALSGAHRLLSTLRRLDLPWAVVTNADATLAAARLGAAGIAAPLLITADDVIAGKPDPEGYLAAAGRLGVPSSACLVVEDSPAGLAAGRAAGMRTAGLRGIDADIPLTNLEQLADLLRSRDATG
- a CDS encoding glycosyltransferase family 2 protein, whose translation is MPPLLSIVVPIFDVERYLHACLTSLTGQTLTDLEIVVVDDGSVDTGGDIARAWTRKDPRIRIVEQPNTGLSAARNTGVRAANGTYLAFCDGDDVVPEGAYAALVGSLEETGSDMVSGDVRRLDSGGVRPHPGYEDTFSRARRRTHIRRHTALVRDRMVWNKVFRRSFWDARKLTFSLPAYEDAPVMIRAHIEATAVDVLPEVVYLWRIREAGAPSITQRRDDPANLAACMRMVVDTFDVITAQARDLVPAYVEDMCHNDIQDAIRALHLHDETALGEVLSLARSFVARVPPDLIAALPAEDRRLMHLLHGGDLERARQLVDPPPSVTLAKESR
- a CDS encoding phosphomannose isomerase type II C-terminal cupin domain — encoded protein: MNDSRTEPAVRLYDRPYGRQEILALNTELTVKIITVDPGGQVSLHRHEKRDEWWTILDGPMNVEVGDRAWAAAPGERVWIPRGTAHRVGNAGAEPGRLLEMAFGLFDEDDIERLAGDYTTCR
- a CDS encoding condensation domain-containing protein, whose product is MSAATRDLAEVRLHGAGTGPFPLSWGQGNMWESILALGPEASRFNLYETFPLNRSPGVGEAVSLLDRCLNRFDAFRLVFDASRAQESFHTEVRLAVPVSELPPGPVDPYTVDAAALSTGPFDLREPPIRVGLLHRGGRVTHASLVLSHLPFDGASFEIVKRHVTAALEGCEPSAPGLSTGELLRYESSEAGVRRSDAVIGRWVAAARSLPPGRGLMPTTPGSYSVTALRSDAVAIAAQVLARRLNVSTTSVVLAGLSQVITRDVDPGLGSMLMVCNNRWQRQLGDFAGQTLGNGLLRLPREDDRIDFPAYLKAVHLRAVLAYRHARYDSLAWRRTLTSLAARGESADFTYYFNDVRMQRGTWDGLEDRAGELSNLRERTEPIRVVARRDRSDATLFANLHDGGRTCVVDIVCDDDRVPPDQAAAVLASLQDLLVEAAAGS
- a CDS encoding DegT/DnrJ/EryC1/StrS family aminotransferase, which codes for MPTDGGDRPLRYEPLRGLALWGTEEEAAVSAVVRARSPFRYYGPDLLGRAQAFEEAFAERIGTPYAVGVSSGTAALACGLVGLGLPAGAEVIVPAVTFVGCPNAVSWARGVPVFAEVDDTLTLDPASLEERLTDRTYAIMPVHLANVAADMEPIMDFARRHGLRVLEDAAQAAGVRYRGRSAGAWGDAGAFSFQLEKNITAGEGGAVTTADPVVHDRVLRYQDQGGQFSTSSGQVRGEGASEPFLGVNLRMTELEGALLGVQLTRLDTMLDRLRSIARHVRAELSGTVEHWRRIPDDEGSGGDVTLFLPSRTDARRLLRLLADAGVPAATLYQGQGVYSNAAVRDGRTAWGVEWSRPARCQRSEQFAGRSVTVTLGATMTDADVDWLVATLRKSYEECRAGGR
- a CDS encoding carbamoyltransferase family protein — protein: MLSLGLGGSNHDFSACLVEGGDIVSAIEEERLSRRKYAVGVNSLFNQSWRYCLESYEARLEDVEAVVADDTLLAPAYFPLRSRTTLIRHHLAHASSAYYPSPFARAAIIVVDGAGSLIDDRGVEVLTTAVGEGTRITEVSKVLGVNWSTDGLSALRVYQAGDSDHSLGFMYKAVSKAIGFVLYEDQDWYLTEDGKTMGLAPYGGDRYCGEFRKYLNLLPDGRYELHLKAGGLLDFIASALDGLSGEERFRRGADLAFAAQNLLEETLLHVTRHLHAVTGLQDLCLAGGVALNCVANGRLLRETPFTNIYVQPAAGDGGCAVGAAYYGYHVLGGHPRDRGPSSTQRPSRHAYYGRPYADAAVVSALDAAGLPYAKVTAPAKLAATLLSRSSLIGWFTGGSEFGPRALGHRSILADPRRADMKDILNERVKHREGFRPFAPAVLAEQAAEYFDLAIESPYMLLVAPVRQEKQAVIPSVVHVDGTARVQTVTRADNGRYRELIEWFHRITDVPVVLNTSFNDRGEPIVETPEQALAFFGPSRLDHLIIEDYVVAHSEPELAAALALLDPPAADGRAAR
- a CDS encoding radical SAM protein, whose translation is MVIEEQLCQMRCSYCLTEEYNLLMNVPDAKLRLTTDRREDWKAILDLYHENVDAPIMRLSGGEFFWLKGSTEFVAEACQRYETVQVITNGVFLTEHRLQALSALGNCTLSISLDGHTLELNGHRLPAKQARLHDTIMRHLDNAVNAGLRLEIQSVLTDVNVHGQVAFAEFLRDRYDGKVTLYFFPVRGEIIKQMGPPPGEHLAPLVEHYDEFAGVLPPKAFVEHIHEKVRGGKRTLPCYITSMMVQLFGQGDVSACPHAWIKPMGNLNSEPLLVIEKYGNHQHYDFFMQDRPRFPFCQTCVTPSDVLNLYLLDRVSDEEISRSAIYGGPRSMQRLKEIKTAFAPVLKQSAEPGE
- a CDS encoding winged helix-turn-helix domain-containing protein, with protein sequence MYVLSTTLEPVELDMLERACRAQRIPVSTSGDAALGDDLLAAFYRAGAAGESPIEPRQVRLHGAYTVLVDAEATARSTYTALRSGYSFVLPSPLSESRVSRLLDYLVATAAPQRSQVLTLSDANELTVGGRSVTLTDGQGVTLRLLGEQSGRIVTRQRLSAAGQDNALAVVTELRRVFQDIGAGAQILKVPHMGFRLVGSVRVA
- a CDS encoding MFS transporter produces the protein MSEPVAGTSPRWQRLPLGPLRVPRFRIFFTGQVASDIGTSLSTVAFAFGILDLQGSAADLGWVMAARVAPLLIVTLIGGVWIDRLPRERVLVGTQIASAISQAVTAVLLLTGTAQIWQLMGLSFVAGAATSLWVPASGAVMPTLVPGRLLNEANALSRLASNTIMILGAGLGGLLASVIDPGWVVLADALTFVVSAFFLARLPATRAHIVEGATSFWRQLRDGWKEFAAQDWLWPVVIQFAFVNIAWTGAYTLIGPLFAREQLGGAAPWGAILAANAVGTVLGGVVALRYKPVRPMVVGVLCVTALAGPLLAIALGGSVWVIGACSLVAGFFMEIFEVQYAVSMQSHVPQDKMARVSAYDGLVSFGVLPLGYALAGPLVVLLGTGSAAGAAGLLIVVVSLLTLLAPGVRRLRAVPQEEARAAQDDKDQTDPVSAS
- a CDS encoding acyl carrier protein translates to MDRDEVLGTIHETAAEFAASNGREPAADVPLEERDNVLLAYGFSSLDALEYLLILEEKLGVTLEDENLTEDVLSSASALSAYVVELRKQEASTA